Genomic DNA from Hordeum vulgare subsp. vulgare chromosome 2H, MorexV3_pseudomolecules_assembly, whole genome shotgun sequence:
ACGAGCATGAGCACGATATAGCGAAGCCTTGGATCGTGTTGACGTAGATCGAGCTAACCATTTATATTTTGAAAACATATAAACACTTTTGGGAATACTCATTTTCTGCACCCCGAGCTCATCTTCCTTGTAAGAAAAAAacagattttttatatattttcaatTTTACTGTTTATGAGCTGGGTTTTTTTTGGACGGAAAAATAAGCTATCTCTTCCCAACTTTTAAAAAATAAGTCATTTCTTAAATTTGCTGAGACTTTTAAATTAGTAATTCTATAACTAGTTCATAAGCCTCATTAAAAGAGGTAGACGATTTATGAGTAGAACTAAAAAGGAGACGACTTAGTTTTTAACCTGCTAAAAGAACTGACCAGATGAGCTTCGGAGCCATTTTCGTCGCTCTcacagtttttttgttttttatgggattttgttgttattggggattttgttgttgttattgaggACTACATTTAAATACTTCCACCATTctaaaatataagtctttttaatttttttattaaagGCTATGTATGAAGTAAATAAATAAATCTATACTTTATAATATGTCATACATTCGTATATGATATTTTAGTAGAacctttaaaaaaacttatatttagaaacgaagtgaGTAGATGGGAAGACCCGTTTAAAATATCAGCAGCCCATGTACACATGGTGGTCTCCTCTCGACGGACGGACGTGTATGCATGTTGGTTTTTTTTGGATCGATATGTTTTTTATTTTCTGAAAGGATCAGAAATACGCTTAGCTTTACCTCTACGCGACGTATGGCTGTACAAATACGAGGTAGACAATACGTATACGTACGTATCTCTACCGCTACAGCCATTCTCGCGAAAGCAAACCCTAGCGCTCTCGCGAAAAGCTCCTCGATCCATCTCCATGGCGCCGTCGGCTTCCGACGTCCTGCGCCTCGACGGCAACGGGAACCCGAGGACGCTCTGCCTCTTCGCGTCGCTCGTGGAGGCCGAGTCCCGCCGCTTCGCCTCCTCTGCCGCCTCCCAACCCGCCGAGAACGACCTCGTCCGGGCGTTCCGCGGCGGCGCGACCCCGACCATCCCCATCGTCGAGTTCCTCGAGCGTTTCCAGCGCTGCAACTACTTGTTCGATGGCGCCGTCTACGTCCTCGCGGCGGCGTACCTCGCGCTCTTCATGCGCAGCCCCGCCGTGCTCGAGGCGGGGATCGTCGTGGAGCCGGCCACGGCGCACCGTCTGGTTTCCGTGGCGGTCCTGATCGGCGCCAAGTTCGTCAGCCCGAGGTACTTCGAGAGGCGGGTGGAATCGTTCCAGATCTGCTCGGGCCAGTCCATCCGGTCCAGCGAGATGTGCCCGCTGGAGTTGCTGTTCCTACGCGCCCTCAACTACCGCCTCTTCATCGCCGACGAAGAATTCCAGCGCTTCTTCAGGATCCTGGAACGCCGTCCAGCTCCAGCACGCAGCAGCCTGGCTTGCGGAGCGACGAAGAGGAAGGCCCAGGACGACGAGGAACCACGCCGCGTGCGAGCATGCCAGCTCGCCGCCCGCTACGGCATCTCAGGATTGTTCAACCGGAGCTAAGTTCTCAAACTCTTTCTCTCACCATTGCATCGCTCGCATTGCATTTGAATATCAGTCAGACTCTATCGTTTTAAGCATTGAATTGAATCATGTCAGGCAGGATCTCAGCATGCTTTCCTTCTGTCGCTTACTTGGTAGTActacttaggccctgtttggtttcaataagtcaggtgacttataagtctgacttataagtcacgcttgtttggttgtcatctgacttataagtcacctttcTATGTAAAAGTAGGTGACTTATAAGatttaaggccctgtttggttacaaataagtcaccaacttataagttaaaaagtgcaaaaagtgacttattttgcCAAAAGGGcctaacttataagtcaccccaacttataagtcataagttgctataccccaacttaaaacttataagtcactTACTTTTTGATGGGTCCCACCACTTTTTCAGCCGTGCCCACCGCCCCATCCCACCCGTGCCCACCGCCCCATCCGCTCCCCACCGCGCAGCGCGCCTCGCCGCCGCTCCCACCGCGCAGcgcgcctcgccgccgccgcgcagCGCGCCTCGCCGCCGCTCCCACCCACCGCGCAGCGCGCCTCGCCCATCCCTCCCCACCGCGCACCGCTGCTGCCCTCGCCGCCGCTGAGCTCCATCGCGAGCTCGCTCGGCTCGCCCAGGCCAGAAGCGCGAGCTCCGCCTCGCCCAACGCCCGGATCGGCTCGCCTCCGCCTGGATCGGCTCGCCTCCTCCGCTCGCCGCCCGGTCTCCACCATGGCCGGCAGGAGCTTCGCCGCCCTTTTCCAGGATTCCCAAGGGGCCGACGAGGAAGAGGACCTGTTTGGTGACGGCTCCCAGGTAGGCAACTACTCCCCACCGATTCGTGCGGCTGCTGCTCCGTTTCGTGCTCCGGCGGCTGGAGGCTTCTCTCCGCGCGTGGGTTGCCTGGGCGCGGCGATTGGAGGCCTGGGCGCGGCGGCGACTGGAGGCCTGGGCGCGGCGGCGACTGGAGGTCTGGGCGCGTCGACTGGAGGCCTAGGTGCGGCCCCGACCTTCCTCGATCCGCCAGCGCCGGGGGGACTGGACCTGAACTCCGAGGCGGCGGCACTGTCGGAGTATCAACATGTTCTGCAGCCCCAGGAGGCCCCTCCCCGTCGACGCAGTGGCAAGCATGTGGTGGCCACGGCTGGACGCGGTCGAGGTGCGGGCCGAGGCGCAGGTGGCCGACGAACCTCATCTAGCGCCGGCATGCCTCCTCGTCCAGCAAGGTCAGGGGCTGGTCGCGGTGGTGGTGTAGTCAAGCGCGGCAGGTCCCTGACCAATGCCGCAAGCGCTCAGACTGGAGGCCACATTGACCTGGACGACGATGAGGAAGGCTTCTACTGTACCAACTTCAACATGCTCCAGAACTccgacgaggaagaagacgactcggATGAGGTAACATTTGCAGTGCTCATGTGTTTCACAATTGCAAAGTATCACATGGTATCGTTTTGTAATCGAGTTGCAATGCATGACAGCGTGGCTTTGATAATGCTAAATGGAATGAACCAAGGCTAGAACTCTTTTTAAAATTAGTCATTCGCGAGATTAGTGACGGGAACCGCCCAAACAATCAAATGGCTCCTGTTGGGTGGAAGAACATATGCAGAGATTTTCGTAGATCTTGTGGACAGAAGTATAACGTGAAGGCTATGAAGAATAGGTATACCCAAGCAAAGGTCTTGGCAACTTTCTGGAAAGAGGTGCTGGTGAAGTCCAGTGGACTAGGCCGAGGTCCAAATGGTGAAATCCTGGCAAGCGAGTCATGGTGGCAAGCTAATACCAAGGGGAGAACCGAGTGCTACAGAGTATTCAAGGATCGAGTACCCCCCTATCTAGATGATTTGATGCTGATCTTCGATAATGTGACAGTGGATGGAGCATCTGCATTTTGTCCAGGATTTGATGAGGAAGACAACCAGCCAAGCAATGGTGTTGCAGCAGATCTTTGTGATGGGACTCGAGAAGACGACACATGCAGTCCCATGGGCAGTGCCAACAAGAGGGCTAGCAGTAGCAGCAAGAGGGCGAGCAGCATTGGATATACAGGAGAGAGCCCTTCCAAGAAAACCAAGAGTCCTATGGTTAAAGCTCTTAGGGGGCTGGTGAATGAAATCAAGATTGACAGGGAGGAAGGGAAGAAAAAGGAGGACAATTATGCCAAGAGGGAGGAGGCTCGGTCCAGGGCAATGGTAAATGCACAAGCACAGATCATGGTGCAAAAACGCCAAGCAATTCAAGAAGAGATGGATCAGTGTGTAGCTCTTGCTAAAGAGTGTGGGGTAGCTGAAGCATCTGTGGAAATGTGGGTGGCTTCGGAGTTGTTCATGGATGCTAACAAGAGGGCCTTTTTCAGAGCTATGCAGACTCTTGAAGCAAGGCTTGCGTGGATCCAGATGCACTGCGAGCAGAGAGGAATTGTGATCAAGAAGTAGACTTGAATCATGTTATGCCGTGTTATGTGAAGTGTATGCCGTGTTATGCCGTGTTATGTGAACTTGAATCATGTTATGCCGTGTTATGTGAACTTGAATCATGTTATGCCGTGTTATTTCTGGAGTATTTAtaattctgtttttgtaattCTGGAGTATTTAtaattctgtttttgtaattCTGGAGTATTTAtaattctgtttttgtaattCTGGAGTATTTAtaattctgtttttgtaattCTGGAGTATTTAtaattctgtttttgtaattCTGGAGTATTTAtaattctgtttttgtaattCTGGAGTATTTATAATTCTGTTTTTGCATTTTTGGAGTATTTATAATTCTGTTTTTATAATTCTGGAGTAAATATGTGAAGTGTATGCCGTGTTATAATTATGTGAAGTAGACTGTAGCAGTAGACTATAGTAGTAATGCTTCTGGAATATATTTTTGAAGCATTTTTTGTAACTTGATTCATATATTTTTGTAGCAATGGATGGCTGCCACCATGGATCAGTGGGCAGAGGAggacgaagaagaggaggaacaaGAAGCTGCAGcaacagagaggaggaagaacataatattcgGCGCTGCACAAATCATTGGTACGTACCACCTTGAGAACATGGGAAATAAAAATATGTATCGCCAACCTAAAGAAACTGGATATGAGTGGGTCATGAGGACATTACAACATAGGACACAATGTTTCAACATGTTTAGAATGGATAGAGAGGTGTTTGACAGCCTACACAATTTGCTAGTAGAGTCATATGGATTGAAGTCTACTAGGAGGATGACATCTGTGGAATCTTTAGCCATGTTCTTATGGAAGGTTGGTGCTCCCCAATCTATGCGGCAGGCTGAAAATCGTTTTGTTCGATCAATGGAGACACTTCATAGGAAGTTTGATAAAGTCTTGGAATGTTTGGTTAAGTTGGCAGGAGACATAATTCATCCACTAGATCCACAGTTTAGGACACCTCatccaagagttcaaaatccaatGTTTGCTCCGTTCTTCGACAATTGCATTGGAGCCATTGATGGAACACATATAGAGGTGGTTGTGCCAAAGACAGACCTCATCACACACATGAACCGAAAATCAACTACTACTCAGAATGTGCTAGCAATTTGTGATTTTGACTTGAGATTCACCTTCGTCGTTACTGGGTGGCCTGGGTCAGTTCATGACATGAGGGTGTTCAAGCCAGCACTAGACAAATTTGGCAGCCACTTCCCACATCCTCCCCAAGGTACATTTAGATTGCGGTACACATTTCTTTGATCAGCCCGATGATTGATGTTTATCTAACAGTTTAACATTGTAGGGAAGTTTTATGTGGTGGACTCGGGATTCTCTAACCAACCTGGTTATCTTGCACCGTACAAAGGAACGAAGTACCATTTTCAAGAGTACAATCAAGGTCCACCGCCAAGAGGTAAAAAACAAACATTTAATCATAGACATTCCCAAATTCGCAATGCAATAGAGCGATGCTTTGGAGTACTGAAGAACAAGTGGAGGATTTTGTTGCACATGCCCTCTTATCCACcaccaaagcaaagtaaaattatttcatcatgcatggctttacACAATTTCATTAGAGAGAGTAAATTGGAGGATAGAGATTTTGGAGAgtgtgatgatgatgaggagttcATTCCAATGGTGGATGAGCCTAGTCGCCTACGACGCCGACGCCAACGACGAAGCCGTGCAACTCAATCTCAGGGGCAAAACTCGCGTGATGATCATAACATGAACGTTTTTCGTGATTGGATAGCGGAAGGACTGCATAGTAGGCAGTAATTGGTATTTGTTCTAGTGTCGAACAATGTAATTTGTATTTGTATGCATATTTGAAATGGATTTGTATTTGTATTTGTACACATATTTGAAATGGATTTGTATTTGTATTTGTATTTGTGCGCATATTTGAAATGGATTTGTAAAATGAAATGGCGGAAATAGAAGAATGgcggaaaaaaaaacagaatgaAAAGGTGTggtcaggtgacttataagtcaggtgaCAACCAAACaggggtgacttataagtcactggttttaagtcacctgacttataagtcacctgacttattggaaccaaacagggtctaagttagggtgaagcaacttatgacttataagttggggtgacttataagttgagTCTGTTTGGTaaaataagtcactttttgcacctttcaacttataagttgatgacttatttgaaaccaaacagggccttactGTCGTTTCTGTTCTCAATGTAGGTTCTATTCATTGGAGATCCAGCAGAGAGAAGGAGTTTGAGGACGCTGGAGATCAAATGCTCGCCTAAATGTCGGGTCTGTCAGATTgagtatgacaagtgttagtcgaCTCAAGTCCATTGTTCTGGTCTAGGTCTAGTCTTGCTAAGGAGTAGCGTGTTACAGTCAGTTAGTCATTTCTCCCTCCGCCGGGGAATTTTAGTGCTAACTAAatctgagacacttattttgagacgaaggGAGAGTCCTTATGTAGGTTTTTTTTCCAATATCAATAAAGAGTATTCGATGATTTGCACGATGGCTTGTACTATCGTGCAATTCATGTGTACAGAAATTATTTAGCCCAAATCATATTGCAGTGTTCTTGTCTATCTATTCTGTTACAGTCAGCTATACATTAGCACTGTATAAGATCGTCAAGGTTTCAAAGATCAATAAAGATTATACTTTTTGCTGGAATTGAAATCTTTGATATATGCAGATCGATCACTGACCTGGATGGACAATTTGCGCTAATATTACAGTATTTCCCTGTGTTCTTCTTTCATAACATAATAAGTCTTGAAGGTAACGAAAGGAATGTTCTCACTCTAGTGCCTAGGACCAAGCGACATACACCTTCTGAGCAGGAAACAATAACATATACTGTATAATCCTGATGCACAATCGATTCACAATAATGCATCCTACACACATACCTGTATTGACAACTGCTGTGATGACCATGAGAATGTGGCCAGATAAATAACCCAACACTTCATACAACAAGATCACACGAATCACTTTGAGTTCTGGATTTGAATGGCTGCTCTGCCTAGTGACTATGACTCTAGTTAATGTGACACGAAAAGAAGACAACAAATCAG
This window encodes:
- the LOC123429874 gene encoding protein ALP1-like translates to MPPRPARSGAGRGGGVVKRGRSLTNAASAQTGGHIDLDDDEEGFYCTNFNMLQNSDEEEDDSDEQWMAATMDQWAEEDEEEEEQEAAATERRKNIIFGAAQIIGTYHLENMGNKNMYRQPKETGYEWVMRTLQHRTQCFNMFRMDREVFDSLHNLLVESYGLKSTRRMTSVESLAMFLWKVGAPQSMRQAENRFVRSMETLHRKFDKVLECLVKLAGDIIHPLDPQFRTPHPRVQNPMFAPFFDNCIGAIDGTHIEVVVPKTDLITHMNRKSTTTQNVLAICDFDLRFTFVVTGWPGSVHDMRVFKPALDKFGSHFPHPPQGKFYVVDSGFSNQPGYLAPYKGTKYHFQEYNQGPPPRGKKQTFNHRHSQIRNAIERCFGVLKNKWRILLHMPSYPPPKQSKIISSCMALHNFIRESKLEDRDFGECDDDEEFIPMVDEPSRLRRRRQRRSRATQSQGQNSRDDHNMNVFRDWIAEGLHSRQ